Within Rhodopirellula halodulae, the genomic segment GATGCCACTGATTGCCGGATCTGATCCTCGAGCCCGTCGAGCAATTGCTGCTCGGAACCAACCAGCGGATTCGCGAGTGCCTGCTCAACCACTGCTTGTGCGTCCCAGTAGAGATGCGAATCCGCGAGCTCCGCATGACCATGATTGACACGGAACGTCAGATGTTGTCCCGGTTCGAGTTTGCGGATTCCCTGGTAGATTGACCGAGGTGCTGCAACATAGTTGTATCGTAGATACGATGTTAGAGCTTCGTCATCGATGGGGTTCGAAAACCTTGGGAGGGAAGTGATCGCCTTCAGTTCGGAAGCAAACGCAAAAACGGGTTCGACCATTCCTTGCACCTCACCATAATACAGCGGTTTTTCTCCCAGTCGGTCGATCGCTAAGTGAAGTTCCTCGCGATGGGTGTCATAGACGGCAAACGCGAACATCCCGTTTAGCAACGGCAGCGTTTCGCTGACGCCAAGTTTGCCAATCGTTTCCAGCAACACCTCCGTGTCCGACTCAGTGCGGAAAGGGTGTCCAGACAACTTCGCACGCAGTTCGCGAAAATTGTAGATCTCTCCATTGAAAACGATGACGTATCGCTCGCATCGCGAACGCATTGGTTGCGCGCTGATGACTCGCGGATCGATGATGGACAAGCGTCGATGGCCGAGCGAGAGGAAGCGGTCGTCGCTCGTCCATGTCGCCCCGCCATCAGGGCCACGATGAATCAGCCGATCCGTCATCTCGGTAATTCGGTCAGCTGAGCCGAGTCCTACGAAGCCAGTAAGGCCACACATCAGCTAGCTAGTCCCCGGAAGCTGATTGATGTTTTCGGGCGGCAAAGCACACCGCTTTTATCGTATTGGGACCTAAACAATCCGAATTTTGCAAACGAGCTCATTGGCGAATCAACGATTCAAAAATTGACTCATACGCATCTGCTGCTACCGGTAGTGAATAGCGTTCCACCGCCGTTTGGCGAGCCAACGTTCCCATGCGCGCTCGCAAGTCACGATCAGAAAGAAGTTGATCGAGTGGCTCTGCCCAATTTTCATTGTGTGCCAAAAAGCCGTTTTCGCCATCGGTGACGACTTCCTCGTTCATTCCAATTGCGGAGCTGACCGTGGCAATTCCGACCGCCTGGTATTGAATCAACTTGAACGCACATTTCCCTCGCGACCAATCTTGGTTGGATAGCGGCATCAGACCGATGTCAAACGATTGGAGTATTTCAATTTCCCGTTCGGGACTCCAACGCTGGAAGCTCGCACCAAGCTTGTTGAGCAGATCATCGTTTTGGACATCGCTACAAAGACAAACTTCAAAGTCATGCTTTCTTCGAAGCTCGGTGATCGCAGGAACCAGTTGTTCCAAGAAGCGAAGATTGGTTGCTGTCCCCATCCATCCAATGCGGAGCGGCCAGTCCGATGGTTTTTCAATCGGCACGTATCGGTCCGTGTCAATGCATGTTGGAATGACTGACACAGGGGTGTCTGCTTTTACATGACTAGCGAGCCATGAGTTCCCAGCCACGACATGAGCAGAACGCTCAAAGATTCGGTTCAGTGCTGCCCGGCGTGAACGGCTTTCACGCAAGTACGGGTCCATGAAAATGGCATCGTCAAAGTCAAACACAACTTTCTTGTTGCGGCCGCTTAAAATTGATTCCGGAGTGCCCCAGGTCGGAATCGCCAGGCGTTGCAGGAGCACTGGAATATCAGACGGAAGCATTGCGGTTGTCACGGCACGCTTGGCTCGACACGCGAAGCGATAGAGCTTCCGCAAACGCCAAGAAGGAATGCGTTGGTCAAAGGCTCCATAGCCATAGATGGATCTCGTCTGCCACCCACGCTGGCTCAGCAGGGATGCCACAGGATCCACTCGAAACCTCGTGGTCGGCGCAAGGGTGCCATCGCTGACAAATGTTACCCGTTTTGGACTAGGTTCAGACAATAGAAAAGAAGTTGAAAGGGATCGCCGAAGAAATTGCTTGTATCGAACTATTTAGCCGGTTGTTACTGGCCGCAATTCCGGCCTCATTCGTCGAAATTGGCTTTGTTTGATGCATTTAATAACGACTGCCGGACGGGAATC encodes:
- a CDS encoding glycosyltransferase family 4 protein, with translation MASLLSQRGWQTRSIYGYGAFDQRIPSWRLRKLYRFACRAKRAVTTAMLPSDIPVLLQRLAIPTWGTPESILSGRNKKVVFDFDDAIFMDPYLRESRSRRAALNRIFERSAHVVAGNSWLASHVKADTPVSVIPTCIDTDRYVPIEKPSDWPLRIGWMGTATNLRFLEQLVPAITELRRKHDFEVCLCSDVQNDDLLNKLGASFQRWSPEREIEILQSFDIGLMPLSNQDWSRGKCAFKLIQYQAVGIATVSSAIGMNEEVVTDGENGFLAHNENWAEPLDQLLSDRDLRARMGTLARQTAVERYSLPVAADAYESIFESLIRQ